In Pochonia chlamydosporia 170 chromosome 3, whole genome shotgun sequence, the following are encoded in one genomic region:
- a CDS encoding spindle poison sensitivity protein Scp3 (similar to Cordyceps militaris CM01 XP_006673439.1), whose protein sequence is MSPHSTLSTSTIAVSSVYPGFASPPSMSMSMPMPGLALGLPPPPLLSPSSSSSSSAGKRRPYTRHSIPAVAMPEYRHVRSGSLNIPNGAASTSSSTMMPRSPPNTAHVPCKFFRQGACQAGNACPFSHDLGAAAENICKYFAKGNCKFGPKCANIHVLPDGRRINYGKNGVTIGTSPIGLAGRPSPSPASPTSGASTGYHQSSASALTTSLYGAEQSPWDDRQIASPAHHLGRQPSLDNGIPSIDSPYAHSNYGSPREDDPTRLGFGLSPVNGKGLSILDAPLPASFDSNGISNAARFPAAPWPSSVPSKFGLESPTPSLSNAKDSRTSETLKLLHTSAFGSSEHLTPTAGSPPNSQSAIGDEYFGKRAMHSSRYAKPRMLSSSMPKTSSVDRDWEAEFAFDDDNLPENYVPENLQELLTPAEKARRGSSSMRDEHAIEALKYGSPMGTSPSRWGSLFQRQKEEEDATRAARGAGSAFGHVGSPLRKSTLAQEMGDDYKGSGPIGRPSAGRSASESMSVLSQQLQRSKLDDAISGSGSSPHLHPTTARLPSSSLAPIGKDRAMERHVSSGSISSSVTGRFTTPIDEEDPAFVFSMEEEDEAPSARMRKRISAGLSMGALGSYASAVAGKNASNSGSKEGRDSVPVNGR, encoded by the exons CCACTctcagcaccagcaccatcGCTGTCTCATCAGTCTATCCCGGTTTCGCCTCTCccccatccatgtccatgtccatgcctATGCCTGGCCTTGCACTTGGACTtcctccgcctcctcttctttctcccAGCTCAAGTTCCAGTTCGAGCGCTGGCAAGAGGCGACCGTACACGCGACACTCCATTCCCGCCGTCGCCATGCCTGAATATCGTCATGTTCGGAGCGGTAGCCTGAATATTCCAAATGGCGCTGCTTCCACCAGCTCTTCTACCATGATGCCGCGAAGTCCTCCGA ATACCGCCCATGTTCCGTGCAAGTTCTTCCGTCAAGGCGCCTGTCAGGCCGGCAATGCTTGTCCCTTCAGTCACGACCTCGGAGCCGCGGCCGAAAACATCTGCAAGTACTTTGCAAAG GGCAATTGCAAGTTCGGTCCCAAATGCGCAAATATTCACGTCCTACCCGACGGTCGACGAATAAACTACGGCAAAAATGGCGTCACGATAGGCACATCTCCCATTGGCCTTGCTGGCCGACCTTCTCCCAGCCCTGCATCTCCGACCTCTGGTGCCTCGACCGGCTATCACCAATCTTCTGCCAGTGCACTCACAACTTCGCTCTATGGAGCCGAACAATCGCCATGGGATGACCGCCAAATCGCGAGCCCCGCTCACCATCTGGGACGCCAGCCCAGTCTCGATAACGGCATTCCCTCCATTGACTCACCATACGCCCATTCCAACTATGGTTCTCCTCGAGAAGACGACCCGACTCGACTGGGCTTTGGCCTATCCCCAGTGAATGGCAAAGGTCTATCCATTCTCGATGCTCCTTTGCCTGCGTCGTTCGACTCAAACGGCATCTCCAACGCAGCCCGTTTTCCTGCCGCGCCATGGCCGTCATCCGTACCCTCCAAGTTTGGCCTCGAATCGCCTACCCCCTCACTTAGCAATGCCAAAGACTCACGGACTTCGGAGACGCTCAAGCTTCTGCATACGTCGGCATTTGGCTCGTCCGAGCACTTGACCCCGACCGCTGGCAGTCCGCCCAACTCCCAGTCCGCAATTGGCGATGAATATTTCGGCAAACGAGCTATGCATTCATCCAGATACGCCAAGCCTCGGATGCTTAGCTCCAGCATGCCCAAGACATCGTCGGTGGACCGAGATTGGGAGGCCGAGTTTgcctttgacgacgacaatTTACCCGAAAACTACGTCCCTGAGAATCTCCAAGAACTCCTGACGCCCGCTGAAAAGGCCAGGCGTGGCTCTAGTTCTATGCGGGACGAACATGCCATAGAAGCGCTCAAATATGGCAGCCCAATGGGAACGAGCCCCAGCCGCTGGGGTTCGCTCTTTCAACGacagaaggaggaagaagacgcaaCCAGAGCAGCCCGAGGTGCCGGTTCGGCCTTTGGCCATGTGGGCAGCCCTTTGAGAAAGTCAACTCTGGCCCAGGAAATGGGCGACGATTACAAAGGCTCTGGACCAATTGGCCGTCCTTCTGCTGGACGGTCTGCCAGCGAATCCATGTCCGTCCTCTCCCAGCAATTGCAGCGCAGCAAATTAGACGATGCAATCAGTGGCTCCGGTTCTAGTCCTCATCTGCATCCTACTACGGCACGGCTGCCGTCCAGCAGCCTCGCACCCATTGGCAAAGACCGTGCGATGGAGCGCCATGTGTCCAGTGGAAGCATCAGCTCATCTGTGACTGGTCGCTTTACTACTCCAATCGACGAGGAGGACCCCGCCTTTGTCTTTAGTatggaagaggaagatgaggcaCCTAGTGCGAGGATGCGAAAGCGAATCTCTGCTGGCTTGAGCATGGGAGCCTTGGGCAGCTACGCCAGCGCAGTTGCTGGGAAGAACGCATCCAACAGCGGGTCAAAGGAGGGCAGAGACTCCGTGCCAGTCAACGGCCGATGA
- a CDS encoding acyl carrier protein (similar to Metarhizium acridum CQMa 102 XP_007814054.1), which yields MFRTAILRSAVRAASRPALRTPFVAAPRAAVVPRVHKMIAVRMYSAAGGLKKEEVEGRIMSLLQGFDKVNDTANIKPVAHFANDLGLDSLDTVEVVMAIEEEFSIEIPDKDADTIHSVDKAVEYILSQPDAH from the exons ATGTTCCGCACCGCGATCCTCCGCTCCGCCGTACGAGCCGCCTCCCGCCCGGCCCTGCGAACACCGTTTGTCGCTGCGCCGCGCGCTGCCGTCGTCCCTCGCGTGCACAAGATGATTGCTGTGAGAATGTACTCTGCCGCGGGAGGcctgaagaaggaggaggttgagggcCGAATCATGAGCTTGCTGCAGGGCTTTGACAAG GTCAACGATACTGCTAAT ATCAAGCCTGTTGCCCATTTCGCCAACGACCTGGGCCTCGACTCGCTCGACACGGTAGAAGTCGTCATGGCTATTGAGGAGGAATTCAGCATCGAAATCCCCGACAAGGACGCCGATACTATTCACTCTG TTGACAAGGCTGTCGAGTACATCTTGTCCCAACCTGATGCTCACTAA
- a CDS encoding NADH-ubiquinone oxidoreductase (similar to Metarhizium acridum CQMa 102 XP_007814055.1) has product MAPALHTSAAMLVRRQLAGAPSTTSSLAVVANRLVAAQQYQTRGYATPMGPPPKNFRTSRQTEWPWDKEKTLDRLGKYFLLTEMARGMYVLMEQFFRPPYTIYYPFEKGPISPRFRGEHALRRYPSGEERCIACKLCEAICPAQAITIEAEERADGSRRTTRYDIDMTKCIYCGFCQESCPVDAIVESPNAEYATETREELLYNKEKLLANGDKWEPELAAAIRADAPYR; this is encoded by the exons ATGGCGCCGGCTCTGCACACCTCTGCCGCCATGCTCGTGCGACGACAGCTGGCCGGAGCTCcgagcaccaccagctcgCTGGCTGTTGTGGCCAACCGACTCGTGGCCGCACAGCAGTACCAGACTCGAGGATACGCTACTCCCATGGGCCCTCCTCCCAAGAACTTCCGAACGAGCAGGCAAACCGAGTGGCCGtgggacaaggagaagacgcTGGACCGGTTGGGCAAGTACTTCCTCTTGACAGAGATGGCGAGAGGAATGTACGTCCTGATGGAGCAGTTCTTCCGACCTCC GTACACCATTTACTACCCTTTCGAGAAG GGTCCTATTTCCCCCCGATTCCGTGGCGAGCACGCCCTGAGACGATATCCTTCCGGTGAAGAGCGTTGCATTGCCTGCAAGCTCTGCGAGGCT ATTTGCCCTgcccaagccatcaccatcgagGCTGAAGAACGTGCCGACGGCTCACGCAGAACTACTCGTTACGATATCGACATGACCAAGTGCATCTACTGCGGTTTTTGCCAGGAATCATGCCCCGTTGATGCGATTGTGGAGAGTCCCAATGCCGAATATGCTACCGAGACGAGAGAAGAGTTGCTGTACAACAAGG AGAAACTTTTGGCCAACGGAGACAAGTGGGAGCCTGAGCTGGCGGCTGCTATTCGCGCTGATGCCCCTTACCGATAA